In Hypomesus transpacificus isolate Combined female chromosome 4, fHypTra1, whole genome shotgun sequence, the following are encoded in one genomic region:
- the ndufb9 gene encoding NADH dehydrogenase [ubiquinone] 1 beta subcomplex subunit 9 produces the protein MATAYLTHHQKVLRLYKKSLRHLESWCIFRDKYRFYACMLRARFDDNMGEKDMVKATKMLKAGEEEFWANQHPQPYLFPDSPGGTSYERYECYKVPEWCLDHWHPSEKAMYPDYFAKREQWKKLREQSWDREVQQLEAETPADGPKSEALPPARKEGDLPPLWWQYVTRPRERPV, from the exons ATGGCAACTGCGTATCTTACCCACCACCAAAAAGTCCTGCGGCTTTACAAAAAGTCGTTGAGGCACCTGGAATCATGGTGCATATTCAG GGACAAGTACCGATTTTACGCGTGCATGCTGAGGGCGCGCTTCGATGACAACATGGGCGAGAAAGATATGGTGAAAGCTACCAAGATGCTGAAGGCAGGGGAAGAGGAGTTCTGGGCCAACCAGCACCCGCAGCCCTACCTCTTCCCCGACTCTCCCGGAGGAACCTCATACGAGAGATACGAATGCTACAAG GTTCCAGAGTGGTGTCTGGATCACTGGCACCCCTCTGAGAAGGCCATGTACCCTGACTACTTTGCCAAGCGGGAGCAGTGGAAGAAACTGAGGGAGCAGAGCTGGGACAGGGAG gtCCAGCAGCTGGAGGCAGAGACCCCCGCGGACGGGCCCAAGTCCGAGGCTCTCCCCCCGGCCCGCAAGGAGGGCGACCTCCCCCCTCTGTGGTGGCAGTACGTCACCCGCCCCAGGGAGCGCCCCGTCTAA
- the LOC124467218 gene encoding protein MTSS 1-like isoform X2: METVIERECSALGGLFQTVIADMKSSYPVWDDFISKAGKLQSQLRTTVVAVASFLDAFQKVADLATSSRGGTRDIGSALTRMCMRHRSIEAKLRQFSLVFLDCLINPLLEQMEEWKRVANILDKEHAKEYKKARQEIKKKSSDTLKLQKKAKKGRGDVQPQLDSARQDVSDKCLLLEETEKQALRKALVEERSRFCSFVSMLKPVVEEEMSMLGEITHLQTLNDDLKSLTMDPHKLPPASEQVIVDLKGSDCVWAYQTPPSSPSTTVSRKSSMCSSLNSVNSSDSRSSGSHCHSPTSHFRYRSSALPQQGTARLSSVSSHDSGFISQDAYQSKSPSPMPPPDTQTCLSPAVSQTVSQENSSSSSSSSPDLKEPCSSTGPEKLSNGFDHQVLTGALCSPGGALQESHLHLPLHLPPFSHSSSPLASPTSPMWAGPRSGSSPPYCILGPGMVPSSKVPTWKDWAKPGPYDQPMVNTLRRPRDRKDTTDPSMPLGTEATTPREEPQRARSTIHNSSPKEDVEVHEELARALSRGLHLDIQPCSRDSLQGSSGYSTQTNTPCCSEDAIPSQVSDYDYFTVGGDQEVDDRSCTIPRTSEISQSYRRAFQTKRPASTTGIPSPGPAIITPGVATIRRTPSSKPNLRRPSGGLGPIPIRPPMIPVKTPTVPDHPGGGFFPGGALQESSEGGPPSLRSPLSPGNNNNNSSTGPRAPRSLWDAPRHTSSDPPTPPPQPGGRGPEWQALPEVLEEGELGGEAGEAGGEGEDMLVAIRRGVRLKKTTTNDRSAPRIV; encoded by the exons GTGGGACCAGGGATATAGGCTCCGCCCTCACCAGGATGTGCATGAGACACCGCAGCATCGAGGCCAAGCTCCGACAGTTCTCCCT ggtGTTCCTGGACTGTCTGATCAACCCTCTCCTGGAACAGAtggaggagtggaagagagtggCCAACATTCTGGACAAGGAACACGCcaaag AGTATAAGAAGGCCCGtcaggagatcaagaagaaGTCTTCGGACACGCTGAAGCTGCAGAAGAAAGCAAAGAAAG gccGCGGGgacgtccagccccagctggacaGCGCCAGGCAGGATGTGAGTGATAAGTgtctgctgctggaggagacagagaagcagGCGCTGAGGAAggctctggtggaggagaggagccgaTTCTGCTCCTTCGTCTCCATGCTGAAGCCGGTGGTG gaggaggagatgtcCATGCTGGGGGAGATCACCCACCTCCAGACCCTGAATGATGACTTGAAGTCCCTGACCATGGACCCCCACAAGCTGCCCCCGGCTAgcgagcag GTGATCGTGGACCTGAAGGGTTCCGACTGCGTCTGGGCCTACCagactccaccctcctcccccagcaccaccgTATCCAGGAAGTCAAGCATGTGCAG caGTCTGAACAGTGTGAACAGCAGTGACTCTCGCTCCAGTGGCTCCCACTGCCACTCCCCCACCTCGCACTTCCGGTACCGGAGCTCCGCCCTCCCCCAGCAGGGAACCGCCCGCCTCTCCAGCGTCTCCTCCCACGACTCTGGATTCATCTCCCAGGACGCCTACCAGTCCAAGTCCCCCTCGCCCATGCCCCCTCCAGACACTCAG ACCTGTCTATCTCCAGCTGTCTCTCAAACTGTCAGCCAGGAAaattcttcctcttcctcctcatcgtcACCTGACCTTAAGGAGCCTTGCTCCAGCACAGGGCCAGaaaag TTGTCAAACGGCTTCGACCATCAAGTGCTCACCGGCGCCCTCTGTTCACCTGGAGGGGCATTACAGGAgagccacctccacctccccctccacctccctccattctcccactcctcctcccccctcgcctcccccacctctcccatgTGGGCGGGGCCCAGAtcaggctcctcccctccctattGCATCCTGGGACCTGGCATGGTCCCATCCTCCAAGGTCCCTACTTGGAAG GACTGGGCCAAGCCTGGGCCCTATGACCAGCCCATGGTGAACACACTGAGGCGCCCCAGGGACAGGAAGGACACTACAGATCCCAGCATGCCCCTGGGCACCGAGGCCACCACCCCGCGGGAGGAGCCTCAGAGGGCCAGGAGCACCATTCACAACTCTTCACCGAAG gagGACGTGGAGGTGCATGAGGAGCTGGCCAGGGCTCTGTCCAGAGGGCTGCATCTGGACATCCAGCCCTGCAGCAGAGACTCTCTCCAGGGCTCCAGTGGCTACAGCACCCAGACCAACACGCCCTGCTGTTCTGAGGACGCCATTCCTTCccagg TCTCAGACTACGACTACTTCACAGTGGGCGGAGATCAGGAGGTGGATGACAGGTCCTGTACCATCCCCCGCACCAGCGAGATCAGCCAGTCCTACCGCCGGGCCTTTCAGACCAAGCGCCCCGCCTCCACCACCGGCATTCCCTCCCCCGGCCCTGCCATCATCACCCCCGGCGTGGCCACCATTCGAAGGACCCCCTCCTCCAAGCCCAACCTGCGCAGGCCCTCCGGGGGCCTGGGGCCCATCCCAATCCGACCCCCCATGATCCCCGTCAAGACCCCCACCGTCCCTGACCACCCTGGGGGGGGCTTCTTCCCCGGGGGGGCCCTGCAGGAGAGCAGCGAGGGGGGCCCGCCGAGTCTGCGCAGCCCGCTGTCGcctggcaacaacaacaacaacagcagcactgGGCCCCGGGCCCCCCGAAGCCTCTGGGATGCCCCGCGTCACACCtcctctgacccccccaccccgcccccccagcccGGTGGGCGGGGCCCGGAATGGCAGGCCCTCCCAgaggtgctggaggagggggagctgggaggggaggcaggggaggctgggggggagggggaggacatgCTGGTGGCCATACGACGGGGGGTGAGGCTGAAGAAGACCACCACCAACGACCGCTCCGCGCCCAGGATAGTGTGA
- the LOC124467218 gene encoding protein MTSS 1-like isoform X3 encodes METVIERECSALGGLFQTVIADMKSSYPVWDDFISKAGKLQSQLRTTVVAVASFLDAFQKVADLATSSRGGTRDIGSALTRMCMRHRSIEAKLRQFSLVFLDCLINPLLEQMEEWKRVANILDKEHAKEYKKARQEIKKKSSDTLKLQKKAKKADDLGRGDVQPQLDSARQDVSDKCLLLEETEKQALRKALVEERSRFCSFVSMLKPVVEEEMSMLGEITHLQTLNDDLKSLTMDPHKLPPASEQVIVDLKGSDCVWAYQTPPSSPSTTVSRKSSMCSSLNSVNSSDSRSSGSHCHSPTSHFRYRSSALPQQGTARLSSVSSHDSGFISQDAYQSKSPSPMPPPDTQLSNGFDHQVLTGALCSPGGALQESHLHLPLHLPPFSHSSSPLASPTSPMWAGPRSGSSPPYCILGPGMVPSSKVPTWKDWAKPGPYDQPMVNTLRRPRDRKDTTDPSMPLGTEATTPREEPQRARSTIHNSSPKEDVEVHEELARALSRGLHLDIQPCSRDSLQGSSGYSTQTNTPCCSEDAIPSQVSDYDYFTVGGDQEVDDRSCTIPRTSEISQSYRRAFQTKRPASTTGIPSPGPAIITPGVATIRRTPSSKPNLRRPSGGLGPIPIRPPMIPVKTPTVPDHPGGGFFPGGALQESSEGGPPSLRSPLSPGNNNNNSSTGPRAPRSLWDAPRHTSSDPPTPPPQPGGRGPEWQALPEVLEEGELGGEAGEAGGEGEDMLVAIRRGVRLKKTTTNDRSAPRIV; translated from the exons GTGGGACCAGGGATATAGGCTCCGCCCTCACCAGGATGTGCATGAGACACCGCAGCATCGAGGCCAAGCTCCGACAGTTCTCCCT ggtGTTCCTGGACTGTCTGATCAACCCTCTCCTGGAACAGAtggaggagtggaagagagtggCCAACATTCTGGACAAGGAACACGCcaaag AGTATAAGAAGGCCCGtcaggagatcaagaagaaGTCTTCGGACACGCTGAAGCTGCAGAAGAAAGCAAAGAAAG CCGACGACCTCG gccGCGGGgacgtccagccccagctggacaGCGCCAGGCAGGATGTGAGTGATAAGTgtctgctgctggaggagacagagaagcagGCGCTGAGGAAggctctggtggaggagaggagccgaTTCTGCTCCTTCGTCTCCATGCTGAAGCCGGTGGTG gaggaggagatgtcCATGCTGGGGGAGATCACCCACCTCCAGACCCTGAATGATGACTTGAAGTCCCTGACCATGGACCCCCACAAGCTGCCCCCGGCTAgcgagcag GTGATCGTGGACCTGAAGGGTTCCGACTGCGTCTGGGCCTACCagactccaccctcctcccccagcaccaccgTATCCAGGAAGTCAAGCATGTGCAG caGTCTGAACAGTGTGAACAGCAGTGACTCTCGCTCCAGTGGCTCCCACTGCCACTCCCCCACCTCGCACTTCCGGTACCGGAGCTCCGCCCTCCCCCAGCAGGGAACCGCCCGCCTCTCCAGCGTCTCCTCCCACGACTCTGGATTCATCTCCCAGGACGCCTACCAGTCCAAGTCCCCCTCGCCCATGCCCCCTCCAGACACTCAG TTGTCAAACGGCTTCGACCATCAAGTGCTCACCGGCGCCCTCTGTTCACCTGGAGGGGCATTACAGGAgagccacctccacctccccctccacctccctccattctcccactcctcctcccccctcgcctcccccacctctcccatgTGGGCGGGGCCCAGAtcaggctcctcccctccctattGCATCCTGGGACCTGGCATGGTCCCATCCTCCAAGGTCCCTACTTGGAAG GACTGGGCCAAGCCTGGGCCCTATGACCAGCCCATGGTGAACACACTGAGGCGCCCCAGGGACAGGAAGGACACTACAGATCCCAGCATGCCCCTGGGCACCGAGGCCACCACCCCGCGGGAGGAGCCTCAGAGGGCCAGGAGCACCATTCACAACTCTTCACCGAAG gagGACGTGGAGGTGCATGAGGAGCTGGCCAGGGCTCTGTCCAGAGGGCTGCATCTGGACATCCAGCCCTGCAGCAGAGACTCTCTCCAGGGCTCCAGTGGCTACAGCACCCAGACCAACACGCCCTGCTGTTCTGAGGACGCCATTCCTTCccagg TCTCAGACTACGACTACTTCACAGTGGGCGGAGATCAGGAGGTGGATGACAGGTCCTGTACCATCCCCCGCACCAGCGAGATCAGCCAGTCCTACCGCCGGGCCTTTCAGACCAAGCGCCCCGCCTCCACCACCGGCATTCCCTCCCCCGGCCCTGCCATCATCACCCCCGGCGTGGCCACCATTCGAAGGACCCCCTCCTCCAAGCCCAACCTGCGCAGGCCCTCCGGGGGCCTGGGGCCCATCCCAATCCGACCCCCCATGATCCCCGTCAAGACCCCCACCGTCCCTGACCACCCTGGGGGGGGCTTCTTCCCCGGGGGGGCCCTGCAGGAGAGCAGCGAGGGGGGCCCGCCGAGTCTGCGCAGCCCGCTGTCGcctggcaacaacaacaacaacagcagcactgGGCCCCGGGCCCCCCGAAGCCTCTGGGATGCCCCGCGTCACACCtcctctgacccccccaccccgcccccccagcccGGTGGGCGGGGCCCGGAATGGCAGGCCCTCCCAgaggtgctggaggagggggagctgggaggggaggcaggggaggctgggggggagggggaggacatgCTGGTGGCCATACGACGGGGGGTGAGGCTGAAGAAGACCACCACCAACGACCGCTCCGCGCCCAGGATAGTGTGA
- the LOC124467218 gene encoding protein MTSS 1-like isoform X1 has protein sequence METVIERECSALGGLFQTVIADMKSSYPVWDDFISKAGKLQSQLRTTVVAVASFLDAFQKVADLATSSRGGTRDIGSALTRMCMRHRSIEAKLRQFSLVFLDCLINPLLEQMEEWKRVANILDKEHAKEYKKARQEIKKKSSDTLKLQKKAKKADDLGRGDVQPQLDSARQDVSDKCLLLEETEKQALRKALVEERSRFCSFVSMLKPVVEEEMSMLGEITHLQTLNDDLKSLTMDPHKLPPASEQVIVDLKGSDCVWAYQTPPSSPSTTVSRKSSMCSSLNSVNSSDSRSSGSHCHSPTSHFRYRSSALPQQGTARLSSVSSHDSGFISQDAYQSKSPSPMPPPDTQTCLSPAVSQTVSQENSSSSSSSSPDLKEPCSSTGPEKLSNGFDHQVLTGALCSPGGALQESHLHLPLHLPPFSHSSSPLASPTSPMWAGPRSGSSPPYCILGPGMVPSSKVPTWKDWAKPGPYDQPMVNTLRRPRDRKDTTDPSMPLGTEATTPREEPQRARSTIHNSSPKEDVEVHEELARALSRGLHLDIQPCSRDSLQGSSGYSTQTNTPCCSEDAIPSQVSDYDYFTVGGDQEVDDRSCTIPRTSEISQSYRRAFQTKRPASTTGIPSPGPAIITPGVATIRRTPSSKPNLRRPSGGLGPIPIRPPMIPVKTPTVPDHPGGGFFPGGALQESSEGGPPSLRSPLSPGNNNNNSSTGPRAPRSLWDAPRHTSSDPPTPPPQPGGRGPEWQALPEVLEEGELGGEAGEAGGEGEDMLVAIRRGVRLKKTTTNDRSAPRIV, from the exons GTGGGACCAGGGATATAGGCTCCGCCCTCACCAGGATGTGCATGAGACACCGCAGCATCGAGGCCAAGCTCCGACAGTTCTCCCT ggtGTTCCTGGACTGTCTGATCAACCCTCTCCTGGAACAGAtggaggagtggaagagagtggCCAACATTCTGGACAAGGAACACGCcaaag AGTATAAGAAGGCCCGtcaggagatcaagaagaaGTCTTCGGACACGCTGAAGCTGCAGAAGAAAGCAAAGAAAG CCGACGACCTCG gccGCGGGgacgtccagccccagctggacaGCGCCAGGCAGGATGTGAGTGATAAGTgtctgctgctggaggagacagagaagcagGCGCTGAGGAAggctctggtggaggagaggagccgaTTCTGCTCCTTCGTCTCCATGCTGAAGCCGGTGGTG gaggaggagatgtcCATGCTGGGGGAGATCACCCACCTCCAGACCCTGAATGATGACTTGAAGTCCCTGACCATGGACCCCCACAAGCTGCCCCCGGCTAgcgagcag GTGATCGTGGACCTGAAGGGTTCCGACTGCGTCTGGGCCTACCagactccaccctcctcccccagcaccaccgTATCCAGGAAGTCAAGCATGTGCAG caGTCTGAACAGTGTGAACAGCAGTGACTCTCGCTCCAGTGGCTCCCACTGCCACTCCCCCACCTCGCACTTCCGGTACCGGAGCTCCGCCCTCCCCCAGCAGGGAACCGCCCGCCTCTCCAGCGTCTCCTCCCACGACTCTGGATTCATCTCCCAGGACGCCTACCAGTCCAAGTCCCCCTCGCCCATGCCCCCTCCAGACACTCAG ACCTGTCTATCTCCAGCTGTCTCTCAAACTGTCAGCCAGGAAaattcttcctcttcctcctcatcgtcACCTGACCTTAAGGAGCCTTGCTCCAGCACAGGGCCAGaaaag TTGTCAAACGGCTTCGACCATCAAGTGCTCACCGGCGCCCTCTGTTCACCTGGAGGGGCATTACAGGAgagccacctccacctccccctccacctccctccattctcccactcctcctcccccctcgcctcccccacctctcccatgTGGGCGGGGCCCAGAtcaggctcctcccctccctattGCATCCTGGGACCTGGCATGGTCCCATCCTCCAAGGTCCCTACTTGGAAG GACTGGGCCAAGCCTGGGCCCTATGACCAGCCCATGGTGAACACACTGAGGCGCCCCAGGGACAGGAAGGACACTACAGATCCCAGCATGCCCCTGGGCACCGAGGCCACCACCCCGCGGGAGGAGCCTCAGAGGGCCAGGAGCACCATTCACAACTCTTCACCGAAG gagGACGTGGAGGTGCATGAGGAGCTGGCCAGGGCTCTGTCCAGAGGGCTGCATCTGGACATCCAGCCCTGCAGCAGAGACTCTCTCCAGGGCTCCAGTGGCTACAGCACCCAGACCAACACGCCCTGCTGTTCTGAGGACGCCATTCCTTCccagg TCTCAGACTACGACTACTTCACAGTGGGCGGAGATCAGGAGGTGGATGACAGGTCCTGTACCATCCCCCGCACCAGCGAGATCAGCCAGTCCTACCGCCGGGCCTTTCAGACCAAGCGCCCCGCCTCCACCACCGGCATTCCCTCCCCCGGCCCTGCCATCATCACCCCCGGCGTGGCCACCATTCGAAGGACCCCCTCCTCCAAGCCCAACCTGCGCAGGCCCTCCGGGGGCCTGGGGCCCATCCCAATCCGACCCCCCATGATCCCCGTCAAGACCCCCACCGTCCCTGACCACCCTGGGGGGGGCTTCTTCCCCGGGGGGGCCCTGCAGGAGAGCAGCGAGGGGGGCCCGCCGAGTCTGCGCAGCCCGCTGTCGcctggcaacaacaacaacaacagcagcactgGGCCCCGGGCCCCCCGAAGCCTCTGGGATGCCCCGCGTCACACCtcctctgacccccccaccccgcccccccagcccGGTGGGCGGGGCCCGGAATGGCAGGCCCTCCCAgaggtgctggaggagggggagctgggaggggaggcaggggaggctgggggggagggggaggacatgCTGGTGGCCATACGACGGGGGGTGAGGCTGAAGAAGACCACCACCAACGACCGCTCCGCGCCCAGGATAGTGTGA